The following proteins are encoded in a genomic region of Haloarcula marina:
- a CDS encoding carbohydrate ABC transporter permease, translating to MREILKRLKTAGDTLRSAVRRDASDEQPVATDGGTETAVGNRRRDTLRNSLPVEWELLESSPFWLPPVLLAGFFVYGAILWNAVLSLTDFQGLGEPDYSSLDFSMYAQMASDGAFWQATQNTLVLLVVFTIFCLALGLLVAILIDQNIRFENTFRTIYLLPMALSFVVTATMWSWVYNARSGVFNQLLRVFNLEGLVITLLKPAAVNADVVQWLSWNTTALAAVIFALIWQFSGYAMVVFLAGLRAIPTEHYEAARVDGASTVRMYMRVIIPQLRASAVSASVVLMVFALKAFDFIYSLRGSQPGANMDILATMMYRVAFDSLQWAYGSAIAIVLFLLALLVIGPYLYSEYRRGEL from the coding sequence ATGCGCGAGATACTCAAGAGACTGAAAACTGCCGGGGACACACTCCGGTCGGCGGTACGGAGAGACGCATCGGACGAACAACCAGTCGCGACTGACGGTGGGACCGAGACGGCGGTGGGGAACCGACGACGAGACACCCTCCGAAACTCGTTGCCGGTCGAATGGGAACTCCTCGAATCGTCCCCGTTCTGGCTCCCGCCAGTGCTGCTCGCGGGCTTTTTTGTTTACGGGGCGATTCTCTGGAACGCCGTCCTCTCGCTGACGGACTTCCAGGGCCTCGGCGAACCGGACTACAGTTCGCTCGACTTCAGCATGTACGCACAGATGGCGAGCGACGGCGCGTTCTGGCAGGCGACACAGAACACCCTCGTGTTGCTGGTGGTGTTCACCATCTTCTGCCTCGCGCTCGGGCTATTGGTCGCCATCCTCATCGACCAGAACATCCGGTTCGAGAACACGTTTCGAACGATATATCTGCTCCCGATGGCCCTCTCGTTCGTCGTCACGGCGACGATGTGGTCGTGGGTGTACAACGCCAGAAGCGGCGTGTTCAATCAACTGCTCCGCGTATTCAACCTCGAAGGACTCGTTATCACGCTACTGAAACCGGCGGCGGTCAACGCCGACGTGGTCCAATGGCTATCCTGGAACACGACGGCGCTGGCGGCGGTCATCTTCGCGCTCATCTGGCAGTTCAGCGGCTACGCGATGGTCGTGTTCCTCGCCGGACTCCGCGCGATTCCGACCGAACACTACGAGGCCGCACGCGTCGACGGCGCGTCGACGGTGCGGATGTACATGCGCGTCATCATCCCACAACTGCGGGCGTCGGCCGTCTCCGCGTCCGTCGTGCTGATGGTGTTCGCGCTGAAGGCGTTCGACTTCATCTACTCGCTCCGCGGCTCCCAGCCGGGTGCGAACATGGACATTCTGGCGACGATGATGTACCGCGTGGCGTTCGACAGCCTCCAGTGGGCCTACGGGTCGGCCATCGCTATCGTGCTGTTCCTGCTCGCCCTGCTGGTCATCGGACCGTATCTCTACAGCGAATACCGACGAGGTGAACTATGA